A genomic region of Zea mays cultivar B73 chromosome 6, Zm-B73-REFERENCE-NAM-5.0, whole genome shotgun sequence contains the following coding sequences:
- the LOC100191869 gene encoding transcription factor GTE1 isoform X1, which produces MTPANGAPARAAEAGPHEVESEADAFRRQVDDLVSKTDVLERRVKEVADFYDGKKHGSGGRKGGGGGRYGASSRGMPDLMRQFGVLLKEITSHKDAWPFLEPVDVVTLQLPDYHNIITQPMDFSTIQKKMERKDGTCYTNVREICSDVRLIFANAMKYNDDQNVIHLMAKSLLEKFEEKWLHFLPKVESEEKRQKEEESKGVAATNTSREVAIVKLAKDTDDEINKKLEELRKMVVHRCRKMTTDEKRKLGAGICHLSPDDLSKALEIVAQDNPSFQTKAEEVDLDMDAQSETTLWRLKFFVREALERQANVASGKMDENAKRKREICNALAKTTSRRIKKQP; this is translated from the exons ATGACACCGGCGAACGGCGCCCCAGCGCGGGCAGCGGAGGCGGGCCCCCACGAGGTGGAGTCGGAGGCCGACGCGTTCCGGCGCCAGGTCGACGACCTCGTCTCGAAGACCGACGTG CTGGAGCGGCGGGTGAAAGAGGTGGCGGACTTCTACGATGGCAAAAAGCACGGAAGCGGCGGGAGgaagggtggtggtggtggcaggtATGGGGCATCCTCGAGGGGAATGCCGGACCTTATGCGCCAGTTCGGCGTGCTTTTGAAAGAG ATCACCTCTCATAAAGATGCATGGCCATTTCTGGAGCCGGTGGATGTTGTAACTCTACAGCTTCCTGACTATCACAAC ATTATTACCCAACCTATGGACTTCTCTACCATCCAAAAGAAAATGGAAAGGAAGGATGGTACTTGTTACACCAATGTTAGAGAAATATGTTCTGATGTTCGATTAATTTTTGCCAATGCGATGAAGTACAATGATGATCAAAATGTCATCCACTTGATGGCTAAATCATTGCTTGAGAAATTTGAAGAGAAGTGGCTCCATTTTCTTCCTAAAGTTGAGAGTGAG GAAAAAAGACAAAAGGAGGAGGAATCAAAGGGTGTTGCAGCCACAAATACTTCTCGAGAAGTTGCAATCGTAAAATTAGCAAAAGACACTGATGATGAG ATCAACAAGAAGCTGGAGGAGCTCCGGAAAATGGTGGTTCACAGATGCAG GAAAATGACGACAGACGAGAAGAGGAAGCTGGGTGCAGGTATCTGTCACTTGTCTCCAGATGATCTTAGCAAGGCGCTAGAGATTGTCGCACAAGACAATCCTAGCTTCCAGACTAAAGCAGAAGAAGTGGATCTTGATATGGATGCCCAG AGCGAGACAACTCTATGGAGGCTGAAATTCTTTGTGAGGGAAGCGCTGGAACGACAGGCCAACGTTGCCTCTGGGAAGATGGACGAAAACGCCAAGAGAAAGAGGGAGATATGCAATGCTCTGGCCAAAACCACCTCGAGACGGATCAAGAAGCAGCCCTAG
- the LOC100191869 gene encoding Transcription factor GTE1, with protein MTPANGAPARAAEAGPHEVESEADAFRRQVDDLVSKTDVLERRVKEVADFYDGKKHGSGGRKGGGGGRYGASSRGMPDLMRQFGVLLKEITSHKDAWPFLEPVDVVTLQLPDYHNIITQPMDFSTIQKKMERKDGTCYTNVREICSDVRLIFANAMKYNDDQNVIHLMAKSLLEKFEEKWLHFLPKVESEEKRQKEEESKGVAATNTSREVAIVKLAKDTDDELNQINKKLEELRKMVVHRCRKMTTDEKRKLGAGICHLSPDDLSKALEIVAQDNPSFQTKAEEVDLDMDAQSETTLWRLKFFVREALERQANVASGKMDENAKRKREICNALAKTTSRRIKKQP; from the exons ATGACACCGGCGAACGGCGCCCCAGCGCGGGCAGCGGAGGCGGGCCCCCACGAGGTGGAGTCGGAGGCCGACGCGTTCCGGCGCCAGGTCGACGACCTCGTCTCGAAGACCGACGTG CTGGAGCGGCGGGTGAAAGAGGTGGCGGACTTCTACGATGGCAAAAAGCACGGAAGCGGCGGGAGgaagggtggtggtggtggcaggtATGGGGCATCCTCGAGGGGAATGCCGGACCTTATGCGCCAGTTCGGCGTGCTTTTGAAAGAG ATCACCTCTCATAAAGATGCATGGCCATTTCTGGAGCCGGTGGATGTTGTAACTCTACAGCTTCCTGACTATCACAAC ATTATTACCCAACCTATGGACTTCTCTACCATCCAAAAGAAAATGGAAAGGAAGGATGGTACTTGTTACACCAATGTTAGAGAAATATGTTCTGATGTTCGATTAATTTTTGCCAATGCGATGAAGTACAATGATGATCAAAATGTCATCCACTTGATGGCTAAATCATTGCTTGAGAAATTTGAAGAGAAGTGGCTCCATTTTCTTCCTAAAGTTGAGAGTGAG GAAAAAAGACAAAAGGAGGAGGAATCAAAGGGTGTTGCAGCCACAAATACTTCTCGAGAAGTTGCAATCGTAAAATTAGCAAAAGACACTGATGATGAG CTAAATCAGATCAACAAGAAGCTGGAGGAGCTCCGGAAAATGGTGGTTCACAGATGCAG GAAAATGACGACAGACGAGAAGAGGAAGCTGGGTGCAGGTATCTGTCACTTGTCTCCAGATGATCTTAGCAAGGCGCTAGAGATTGTCGCACAAGACAATCCTAGCTTCCAGACTAAAGCAGAAGAAGTGGATCTTGATATGGATGCCCAG AGCGAGACAACTCTATGGAGGCTGAAATTCTTTGTGAGGGAAGCGCTGGAACGACAGGCCAACGTTGCCTCTGGGAAGATGGACGAAAACGCCAAGAGAAAGAGGGAGATATGCAATGCTCTGGCCAAAACCACCTCGAGACGGATCAAGAAGCAGCCCTAG